A stretch of Vigna angularis cultivar LongXiaoDou No.4 chromosome 4, ASM1680809v1, whole genome shotgun sequence DNA encodes these proteins:
- the LOC108322326 gene encoding uncharacterized protein LOC108322326: MRKEDTCERMENALRECHRRIPAGPSRDSACRHLNQALALCLVSSACPEESEAVRTLCSTAGTALKRQQCQQAQFSLSLCLSSHQK; encoded by the coding sequence ATGAGAAAGGAAGACACGTGCGAGCGTATGGAGAACGCTCTGCGAGAGTGCCACCGTCGAATTCCGGCGGGTCCAAGTCGCGACTCAGCGTGTCGCCACCTTAACCAGGCGTTGGCCTTGTGCCTTGTTTCGTCGGCGTGTCCCGAAGAATCGGAGGCGGTGCGCACCCTTTGCTCCACCGCCGGCACCGCTCTGAAGCGCCAGCAATGCCAACAGGCTCAGTTTTCTCTCTCCCTCTGCCTCTCTTCTCACCAAAAATAG